A region of the Microbacterium sp. SL75 genome:
TGTTGGCCGGGTCGCTCGGAGACGAGCTGCGGCGCCTCGAGGCCGGAGAGGATTACGTCGCCGTGCACGTTCGACGGCCCGCCCGCGAGAACGAGATCGGCCCGAATACTCATCCGGATCGGTGGCTCACCAGCGAGTGGTACGCGGATCTCATCGTTCGTATCAGGACTGTGGACGAGCTCAGCCGGCTACCCATTCGTGTGTACTCGCTGGGTGACCCGAAGTCTTTCGCCCCGCTGTCGGAGTTGGTCGGCGTGCACCTTCACCTGAACGGCGAGCGCGATCGTGACTTCGTGGAGTTGTCGGCTGCTCGACTGGTCGTAGCCGCTCCGAGTTCGTTCAGCTTCAACGCGGCGTTGGTATCTCGCGGGGCAGTCCTCGCTCGCGCACCGTGGTGGCATCACATTCCGGATGAAGGGCGATGGACCCACATGGGTGGAAGCGGCTCGTTCTCCGAACCGTCACTGAAGCGAGCGCTCGCCGAAAGTGCAGCGTTGCGCCCGCGTAACGTCGAAGAAAATTGACGACACAGAGGTCCACTATTCTTCCAAAGCGGATGCCGGTAGAACGTTCGGCGGCGTCGCTATCTTCTCAATCTTCTCGTCTCGACATGAAACAGGGGCTCACACAGTGACCAAGCGCGCACTCATCACCGGCATCACGGGCCAGGACGGGTCCTACCTCGCCGAGCTCCTCCTCTCCAAGGGGTACGAGGTCCACGGACTCATCCGTCGAGCGTCGACCTTCAACACCCACCGCATCGACCACCTCTACGTCGACTCGCACGACCCGAACGCAAAGCTTTTCCTGCACTACGGCGACCTGTCCGACGGAGCGCGTCTCGTCACGTTGATGTCCGAGATCAACCCGGACGAGGTCTATAACCTCGCGGCTCAGTCGCACGTGCGCGTCTCGTTCGATGAGCCGGAGCACACCGCCGACACGACCGGCACCGGAACCATCCGCCTGTTGGAGGCCGTGCGACTCTCCGGCATCCAGACGAAGTTCTACCAGGCCTCTACATCGGAGCTGTACGGCGCGACGCCGCCGCCGCAGAACGAGGAGACCCCGTTCTACCCGCGCTCGCCCTACGCCGCCGCCAAGCTCTACAGCTACTGGATCACAAAGAACTACCGCGAGGCGTACGACATGTACGCGGTCAACGGCATCCTGTTCAACCACGAGTCGCCCCGCCGTGGCGAGACCTTCGTGACGCGCAAGATCACGCGCGCGGTCGCCCGCATCAAGGCCGGCGTGCAGAAAGACCTCTACCTCGGCAACCTCGACTCGATTCGCGACTGGGGATATGCCGCGGAGTACGTCGAAGGCATGTGGCGCATGCTGCAGGCCGACACTCCCGAGGACTTCGTGCTCGCCACCGGCGTGGGGTACACGATCAAGGACTTCCTCGAGGTGTCGTTCGGTCACGTCGGCCTCGACTGGGCCGAGTTCGTGAAGTTCGACGAGCGATACCTGCGGCCGACCGAGGTGGACGCTCTCATCGGCGATCCGACGAAGGCCGCTGACAAGCTCGGCTGGGTGCCCTCGGTGCACGGAGACGAGTTGGCGAAGCTCATGGTCGACGCCGACGTCACTCTTCTCGAGCGGGGTTCAGAGTGGATCGACACCGTGTCGCTTCCGACTTGGACCAACCGCGACATGCTCGGAGCGCGCGCGTGAGCACTGCCGTCGACGGAGTGCAGTACACCCCGAACGAGCTCGACCGCGACGCGACGTTCTACGTCGCCGGTCACCGCGGGCTCGTCGGGTCGGCCATCGTCCGTAAGCTCCAGTCCTCGGGGTTCGAGAACATCGTGGGGAAGCCCTCGGCTGAGCTCGACCTGAAGGACCGCGACGCGGTCTTCGCCTACATGGGAGAGACGAAGCCGAAGTACGTCGTGCTGGCTGCTGCGAAGGTGGGCGGCATCCTGGCGAATTCCACCTACCCCGTGGACTTCTTGAGTGACAACATGCGCATTCAGGTCAATGTGCTCGACGCCGCCCTCGCCAACGACGTGGAGCGAGTGCTGTTCCTCGGCTCGTCCTGCATCTACCCGAAGTTCGCGGAGCAGCCGATCCGCGAGGACTCGCTGCTGACGGGGCATCTTGAGCCCACGAATGACGCGTACGCAATCGCGAAGATCGCCGGCATCCTGCAGACCCAGGCTGTGCGCCGTCAGTACGGCCTGCCGTGGATCAGCGCGATGCCGACCAACCTGTACGGCCCCAACGACAACTTCTCGCCGAAGGGGTCGCACGTGCTGCCGGCGCTCATCCGCCGCTACGACGAGGCTGCGCACTCCGGCGCGGCGAGCGTCACGAACTGGGGTACTGGGACGCCTCGCCGAGAGTTCCTCCACGCGGATGACATGGCGGATGCCTGCTTGCATCTCATGGAGCACTACGACGGCCCGGACCAGGTCAACGTCGGCACCGGCAGCGACGTGACGATCCGCGAGATCGCCGAGACGATCGCGCGCGTCACCGGGTACACCGGCGAGACCGAATGGGACACGTCGAAGCCCGACGGGACTCCGCAGAAGTTGCTGGACGTCTCCAAGCTCGCGGAGGCGGGGTGGACGGCATCCATCTCGCTCGAAGAAGGCATGGAGCGCACGGTCGCGTGGTACCGCGACCACGTCGACACCATTCGCGAGTAAATGTTCCGACACGTTGTGTTGTTCCGGGTCCGTGATGACGTCACGGACCCGGACCTGTCTGCGGCAATCGACGAGTTGCGCGCGGTCGGAAAGGCGCCGGGCGTTACCTTGTGGACCATCGAGATGTCGCTCGACACTCGCAAGGGGCGGGTCATCGTCGAAGATGGCAGCTTCGTAGACCGGTCCGCATTCGAGACGTGGCGGGCCGGTGACGCCCACAAACGGGTTGCTGAGCGTATGGCGGGGTTAGCCGACTGGTGGGTGGGG
Encoded here:
- the gmd gene encoding GDP-mannose 4,6-dehydratase, with protein sequence MTKRALITGITGQDGSYLAELLLSKGYEVHGLIRRASTFNTHRIDHLYVDSHDPNAKLFLHYGDLSDGARLVTLMSEINPDEVYNLAAQSHVRVSFDEPEHTADTTGTGTIRLLEAVRLSGIQTKFYQASTSELYGATPPPQNEETPFYPRSPYAAAKLYSYWITKNYREAYDMYAVNGILFNHESPRRGETFVTRKITRAVARIKAGVQKDLYLGNLDSIRDWGYAAEYVEGMWRMLQADTPEDFVLATGVGYTIKDFLEVSFGHVGLDWAEFVKFDERYLRPTEVDALIGDPTKAADKLGWVPSVHGDELAKLMVDADVTLLERGSEWIDTVSLPTWTNRDMLGARA
- a CDS encoding GDP-L-fucose synthase family protein, whose translation is MSTAVDGVQYTPNELDRDATFYVAGHRGLVGSAIVRKLQSSGFENIVGKPSAELDLKDRDAVFAYMGETKPKYVVLAAAKVGGILANSTYPVDFLSDNMRIQVNVLDAALANDVERVLFLGSSCIYPKFAEQPIREDSLLTGHLEPTNDAYAIAKIAGILQTQAVRRQYGLPWISAMPTNLYGPNDNFSPKGSHVLPALIRRYDEAAHSGAASVTNWGTGTPRREFLHADDMADACLHLMEHYDGPDQVNVGTGSDVTIREIAETIARVTGYTGETEWDTSKPDGTPQKLLDVSKLAEAGWTASISLEEGMERTVAWYRDHVDTIRE
- a CDS encoding Dabb family protein, encoding MFRHVVLFRVRDDVTDPDLSAAIDELRAVGKAPGVTLWTIEMSLDTRKGRVIVEDGSFVDRSAFETWRAGDAHKRVAERMAGLADWWVGDWEADAR